The stretch of DNA GCCTGACAGTTTTTTCAGAATCGCCCAGGAATTGTTAAAAGAATGAATAAGCATTATAAAAATAGGGCAAAGAGCTCATTATAAACTTAAATGCACTCGCTATAGGCCTTTCTACTGTTAGAGGCTGTTATTAAGGAAGGCAGGTCCTTGAGATGAAATTGTAGGGAAGATTGTTTCATAATTCTCAGAAGTTAACAAGTCACGTTAAAGACTACATTTCCGCGTAGGTTTTAACGCAGTCTGCTGAACTTTATGATAACACTACTCTCTGTGAGGGTCTGAGTGTCAGCTAGTCCAGCTGAGTTTACACCTTTCCTGCATCTATCGATAGCCAAGCTTTATTTCAAGAACTAGTTGAGTTCTGTTTAAGTGGTATAATTGCTTGGGTGAAGTTTATTCCCCATTGAGTGGTACCGTCAGAATTTCTTCCTGCTCATCTTTTTCCAAGGCTACCTAAAGGTTTAGAAATGGATAGTCTTAAACCTCTAATGCGACACTagagaggaaaaccaaaaatCAGATGTTCTCCATGTTCTGAATAGCGTTCTTCAAGAACAGCATCCTCTACTCTAGCACTGTTCTTATCAACTTAATCATGAACTAAGATGTTTTTAGTCCCATGGAAACTGAAGTGAATCATCTTTTTGATGCTTTACTTATCTGAGGCTTGGTCATGGTCCCTTTGTTTGTATTGCAGTATTTGTCAGATGTATAGATAAATCACCCTTAAAATTGAGTGGCATTAGTGGGCTTGTGATATTTGCCCAATTAATGGTATGTTATTTCAGAGCAGTAGAAATACAGCCTGAACAACTGGACCCTATTTTTTATATACCTCCTGCCATTTCTAACTATATAATGTTGTCAAACCCTCAATGTTGTTATTGAAAGGGGGGAAACAACTGAATTGTGcaaataaataactttaaactCTACTTTTTAAACGTAATACTGTGGTTAATCtcaaatcttcatttttatggGCTGTGAGTCTCAAAATGTATGCTCTAACTTTGCGAGCTTGAAGATgacctggaaaaacaaaaccataaaccCTATTTGTCTTCATTGTATAGGTTTTGCTATTAAATAGCTGCTGgcatagtgttttgttttggttttctatCTTTTGTTGTTACTATTTTCTATATGAAGTACAAACTGAATATGATGCCTGATGAAAACTGTCTGTAATGAGACAGATTCCTTGTGCTGGAAGCAGCACGGAGTTTAATCACCAGGACGAGAAAGTTGAGTAACAAATAGTGTGAGGGTTAGTCATCTacagcagcttttctgtagctgaGCCTCCCTTCAGAAAATTGGCGCTGTTCTGTGCCTTACCTTGTTTTGCCTCAAAACAGAGGCATAAAAGATAATgagtatttaaaacataataatgTCACAAGTGAGCTAATGAGCAGTGAATGAGCTGACTGTTAAAAGCAAACTAATCATGTCTGCCTCATTAGTGAGAGGCTTGTGTCTACCTTTCTTAAGTCTCCGCCTTCCTCCCTCTCGAGAAGTAGATTAGTTTGACGTTGGGTGTTAATCCCTTTGGACCCCAATGATATTGGGgtgaaaaaagtcattttctggTATGAAACTTACAGTATAGGACTGACTAGATGTGTATTGGTAATAAAGGGGAGGGACTGGATGAAGTTCTGGAGAAAAGAGGGTATCTGAGGGTTagtgggaaggaagggggagaCCGGTGATAGATGTGATGCCGAAGCCTAGCAGAGCTGGAGGTATTTTCATAGGACAGGAACAAGAAAACCATGCTGGGCTGTTGCTGAGGGTAGAGTGCCATGCCTCAGATCTTGGACGCTGGAAGAGCACTGACATAGGCTTGAGTGGTAGTGAGCTTGAGATGGATTTTGGCTAATAAACACTGAGAAGGAATCTGATCGCTGACCTGGAAGTAAGAGGTAGCTTCTTATGGGAGTCATGACCTAGCTGcctcctgctttttctctctcttcttccagcaTTGCTCGCCAGCAAAGAAAAGAGCCAGGGGACAGCATTGTGTATGCAGCTTGGCTGATTGGAGTGGAGGTGGTGGAACAGGAGGAAGcgttttattttctgctaaacAAGAAGAGACAGATAGATGGGCAAAACGCCTAAAGTAACAGGTCAAATTTAAGGGTAAAGCCTGCAGAAATAGCAGCTAGGTACGGAGGTTATAGGTCAGATAACAAGCATTCTTATGAAACGTGGAAACTGGATCGGAAGTGTGGAGAAACTTAGTTTTCCTAAGTGAAAAATAGTGGATTTGACTTAATGTATTTTGTCACATTTTAATAAAGTGAAGATTCCATGAAGCTAGTTGTTTCTATTCACAGGAACAATCCAGAGTCACAACGCTCAGtaggagaacaaaacaaaaacaggagtATAGTTTTCAGTGATCTTGGattatgtattttttgcttttaaaatgaggtATTGTCTGTTGCAATATAACGCCGcacaaaaactgttttaataatTCCCATCACAGTTGAGAGTTACCATCAGCTAAGGTCCTGAAAGCATGTTGTGGCTAGCTGTCTCTTGGTGATAACTCTCAACATGAATTGAGCAGGACAGCTTCTTGTTACTTGtgttaaagtgaaaaatgattTGCTAAAGCTCTCAGAAATCGAAGAGTGACGGAAGTATCtgagcagatttatttatttttagtcttgGCTGCAAGGTATCCGACTTTAAGGTCACGGAGAATCCAGGAGAAACTGAAGAGTGCCAAATGCTCATCCCTCCCTAAAGCTCAGAGTGGTCTTGTGTAGTAATGCCTTTGTGGATGTCTTTTGTATCAATGTTGTCCAAAAGATTAGCCATGCAGTAGCCACGTTTCCTAACCATGTGGTCAGAACCAAGTCCTAGCTGGGGGGAGTAAACTTGAAATAATGGAAGTGCTTTATGAAGCCAGAAGCACTGCTTTCTCGGCTTCCCCAGTGAGACTGATAGAGTAAGCTAATGAAAGTGtcatgaaagaaaggaagttgTCGCTTTGAGCGGTAAATTTAAACTCTAAAATTTTAGACTTTTCTTTAGGAATCTATCTATCCTCTAGATTACAGTATTAGCAATGAGTCTCATTGAGTGAGGTTTAAATGACTAGCTTAGGTGCCCAACTTTCAAATGAACTGAGATCACGAGTATCATTGTGTTGCAATTTTCTGTCTCAAGTGAGGTTGATTATAGTAGTTCGGTACCCTTGATAAGCAGCTCAAGGTTTATGTCACTGTATTTTGCGTTATATTTAAGAACATTAGAAGTGACCAAATGCAGCTGTTCATATTTCTAGATTCTGCTATCCCCAAATTAATGGGAAGCTTGAGAAGAAATAACTATAATTGTCAAACAATCAGGATGGAGGCAAGATAAAGAAATGCTGGCAAGTGCTGGCTTCATCCCTTCCTAGTTAAATACGCTTGTACCAGGTACTTTTTTACCCCTCTGCAGAATCTGAAAGGTAAGCTAAGTGAATTCTTTCCCAATTCATTTCTACCTTGCTTGCATTCCAGGGGGAGAGAGTTATTTTACAACATGttgaagccttttttttatattaaaaaaaaaaagtacagcaaCCAAAGCTTTTGAGACATCATCAACTTTGCAGTATTCTTTTTGCTAATACAGGGACTGAAAGGATAGAAATTGTATGTGATATAACACAGGTCCTAAAAGCCCTTGTGCAGTTCAGAAGTTTTACAGGAGGTGGCAGCAAGACATTTGCTGAATAGCAGCAGATAATGTTTTGGTCTTgttaaaattgctttcttaaTCAAGGGGGTAACTGGTACCCTTAGCTCACTAGAAACCCATAATCTTAACAGGAATCACTATATTTTTATCGTGAGTTTTTGTTACCAGGCTTGGTTCTGGAAGGTTAGTTGTGTTCCTTCGTTGCCCAGGTAAGACATTTCTTTCCTATTCTTGTTGAGACACTTGTCTTACAtgacattgtatttttttttggttgaccTTGATGTGATGAAATTttgagaggagagaaaatatggaaaGGAACTTAAAGCCATAGAGAAGGCACATCCTTATTTTGTGAACTTAACTGTAGCTTTTGGGTTACAACAACTTCTATGAAAATGTTTGTGCACGCAAGCATACACACGCAATTTGGGGCAGATCTGATTGACTTCAGAAATGGCATAGACTAACCAGGCTAGCAGCAACATCTTGTGCCTCAGCTAGAAGGTAGAAGTGATTGACTTGCATGCCCAAAACAGAGTGGAAGAGAGAAGGCAGAATATGAAACAGTGGttgtcaattttattttttaactgtttttgtgaaaaatggccctggctgctgctgtctcctTCTGTTATGTCCAACTTTCTCCCTAATTCTGCTTCTCAGAATGTATCATCCCTCTGCATCTTAATTCTCATGCTTGTGCTACTAACTTTACCTATCGCCGGTCAGGAGTTAATCTAGAATAGTCTGAGCAGTGCAAAGAAAGAGATCGTGGGAGCAGCTCACATCACTTTGAAGCAGTGTCTCAGTCTGACTGTGTGGGTTGTACTGATTCTCGGCTAAAATACCGGGCATCGTCATAGTGCAGGTTAGCAACCACCTATTCAGTCAAGGTCTTCATTTTCCTGCCCACCTGTGGATGCTTCGGCAATTGCTTTAACTCAGGTTAGTATAACTTTACAGAGCGCTGAAACTCCTGCTTTTCACCAAAGACTAGGAAGTAGGCACTTCCcttaatctttctttcattatttctagGTTTCCACTCTATTTATTTACTAGAGGCAGTTCTCACGTGTTATTTCTACATGTGCTATTTTAATTGCGCAGCCAGGCTccattagttttttgttttttttttttttttttccttccttcagtcttctctttaaatcttaaaaattcCTTAGAGCTGCTGGATCACCTTTGCAGCTGTGTTCTGAACTCTGTCTTTCCTGCCCTATTATTTTGGCAGGGCATCTGCCTCAGTGTGTTATCTGGATGGGGTTGCAGTACATCCATATCGGGAAGCTCATTCCTGTTTCCTGATGGCACCTTTGCACATTCAAACCATCGTTAGATCTAGGCTAAAGTAGTTTGTAGTTTACATTCTGAACTTAACTTGCTTATATAGATGAGGAATCCACAAAGAACTCAATGCCAAGGTGCCAGGACGGCGCTGTCAAGATTAGGGAAGGTGGGCAGGCACCCTTACGCTTGTCTGCTCTTAGAAATGATTTGTTCTTTGTGCTGCAAATGTTGTGTGTTTATGGAGCGGAAACAAATACAAGCAACTACGAAGAACAGGACCCAGCAGTTGTTACAGGCATATTAATAATGTCAGCTTAATGCTAGTCTCTCGCGCAGACAGTATCTCCTTTTACCAGCTGGGAAGCTTAGGTTAGGAAAGTGCCTCAAACTTCCAAGCTGTGGTTTGTACTCTTTACTATCCGTCAGGCAACATCTACCGATGCTGGAAGGAGAAAGCTTGCAGCCTGGCTTGTTTTCTAGCTGAGAAAGGGTAATGAGGCACGCACCTTTCCTACAGTAATTAGTTGGGTACGTGGGAATAGTCATTTGATTTACAAGTCTGGGTGTGGAGAGGAAATTAAGTAAATTGATTTGgttatgttctgtttttaaattcataaatcAGATGAAGTTTTTGTGCTGTGTTGGGGTGCATGGGGGGCTATCTGTCTAATCACTTGTACTCTGCACTAACATTTCTCCTGACTCCTTCCATACGTGGTTGCTTACATTCCtgtaaaatcttaaatttttgtaaaagtataaattcagaacagattcatcatttataaaaacaaactttatcAAGATAATCTAAAATAACATATATCGTACATGCTTTGGAAATCCTGCAGAccacagagaaacattttacCTAATACAGTATTACACCCTAAAAACAATACAATCCTGCCAGACCACAAAACATCCGCAATTTGGGACAGCAGATGTTTCTACACATGCTTCTTTTTAAGACCAAGAAGCAAcacaagggaaaataaaaaagctcagcattgagaaagaaatgtaatattACAGAGCTGGAGGAAAACTGGATGGACAGAGATTTGAGTAATTAGCCTAAGAGTGCTAGAAAGATGTGGAAAACTATTTgtcaaatgaaaacatatgtatatgaaagaaaaggtcTTTTTTGTGTAATTCtttcataaatataatttagctttttctttaaaatagcatttggTTCTTGAAAGCAAGAATTATtttgaagtccaaaaaaaatcctgtcttgTTATGCCTGAAAAGAATAACACTCAATCATTTGATTATTTGTTTGCAGCACTGGATTACTGTAACGccttctaattattttttaattttattttaacttcagctgATCCCACAGTTAAGGACTTAATTGGAGGCTTCACTGCTCTGCATTATGCAGCCATGCATGGCCGAGCGAGGATTGCACGCTTGATGTTGGAATCTGAATATAGAAGTGACATTATTAATGCAAAAAGCAACGATGGTTGGACTCCCCTCCATGTAGCAGCCCACTATGGCAGAGACTCATTTGTCAGGCTCCTGTTGGAGTTCAAGGCTGAGGTTGATCCGCTCAGTGATAAAGGTACCACACCGCTTCAGCTGGCCATTATCCGAGAGAGGTCAAGCTGTGTGAAAATCCTCCTGGATCACAATGCCAACATCGACATTCAAAATGGTTTCCTGTTACGATACGCTGTGATCAAAAGCAATCACTCTTACTGCCGAATGTTCCTTCAGAGAGGGGCGGACACAAACTTGGGTCGCTTGGAAGATGGACAGACGCCCTTACACTTGTCTGCTCTTAGAGATGATGTGCTTTGTGCACAAATGTTATATAATTACGGAGCGGACACTAACACAAGGAACTATGAAGGACAGACCCCACTGGCTGTTTCAATAAGTATTTCTGGAAGTAGCCGACCCTGTCTGGATTTCTTACAAGAAGTGACAAGTATGTATGTAAGAAAAGTTAATGACGGGACACAATGTCCTCTAAAAGCCTTCTTTGAATTTAGCCCCAGAAAAAATGCTTCCTCTCTGCCCCTTGACGCTATTTAAATGCGCTAGACAGTTTCTGGGAAGGTGAAGGGATTGTGAAACTGGGAATCTCTTACTTGGCGAAGGTGCTACTGTTaagtatatttcttttcaattagTCTTGTTTAAGTATCAACAGGaagcataaattaaaaagaaaagtgaactGTAAAACTAGTTTTATTTATGGCCTTAGCACATAAGATGTTtgggtttttctgctttttttttaggGTCTTTTGCGTGTTTAGCACCGTGCAAATGATCTGCTGGCTTTTTCATCTGGCAATACAACTGGGGCACAAAAAGAGCTTTTGCTGTGTCTTGTTCTCCCACgttccctctccttctctcccctaCACCAGACAACAAAATGACATAGTATATTCGTGCAGTTCGAGGGGGATTCATATGCTGTGTAGCTCTGATTTGATTTTGGTGGTATCTCTGAAAAATGAACAGGGTTTGAACTCATTGTCACTTCTGACACTTAACCTGAGAATATTCGGCTGCTAATgttctgttcagttttgtttgtcaGTTTTTGGTGTGCTAGGCCTGCTGGAAGTTTTCTTTTACTCCTTTATTCTACATGCAATGTTATAATAACGTTTTCCAATTATAGTATCACCTAAAAGCATTTAGGAGCTGCTTATTAGCAATTAGCAAGAGTTTAATTCAATTTATCAAGCCATCTTAAAGTGTTTATCATCCAACTAGGATGATCTTAACAGAGAAGGGTGGGCTATTTCATGTATCGTCTTTTCCCTGTGGTAgttattctctctcttttttgatGTGGTAGTTTTGTTGGGAATTAAGCACCTTgtattttctgcaaagaaacGGAAATGTAGTGTGGGCTGGGGTGAATCAGCTGCAATCTGTTGTCAGTAACTGACacaaaaaagcatttggaatttaatttttatcttcctGATTTGTGGTGGTGCTTTTGCTTATAtctgaaatacaaagagaaTTTTTGGAAAGGTAGGAGTTGATGAAATCAATcagttacatttatttcttactaTTTTACTTCGCCTGTCCCTTTTCATTCATACatatttcttcctgctttcctttttggGAGCCTCTCACTATGTAGTAGCACAGTCAGGGTTATTAGTAGATGATATAATATCCAGACTTGCAATTTTTCACAGTCTTTGAACGTAGCCCTAAGCATGAAGGGTTATTCAGTTTTTCTCAGTGTCTCCAGACCGATTCAGAAAGTTGGAAATCGGTCCTGTGACTTACGTTTAGGTTACAGATTCCATACCGTAAGGCTTTAAAGGACTCGTTTCATTCAAGTGAGAAATAAATTCtgcaacaaaaaaagcagcttaaatTTGTGGCGAACAGAACCGTCCTGGAACTATTTCAATTTTGTGCTGATGGAGGGAGAActgggaaagcagggaggaCTAGTGCTGACAAAAACACTTCAGCTTTGTGCTTCTGAGCAAAATTATTATGAATATGTGTTTACAAACAGCTATAAACAGACTCTGCTGCCCTTATTATAAATCTACAAACACTGTCTTCCACTGTTTTCATGAATAATCATTGCAATAAGATGGTGTAGGAGAGAAAATGGGTAAAGAATGAGCTGGGATTTTGGTAGTTCCCAATTAGATCAGACTGTATACAGGGAATTGTTGAGTTCTTACCCTGTAGCACTTCAGGGAAGAATCTGTCTATTGTAATATGTATTTACTAGAGGGGGgggaattacatttttttttttttttacagaattttttgCGGAAGTTTTACTGAAATTCTCTCTTGTGGTTGGTAATAGTGCCTGGGTCTTAGGGTTTAACGGGAATTTCTAGTTTGCTTAATTGAAAATTATACTCCATGCTTAATACAGAAATCCGTAGCTGCAAGTTTTATATGTGGGTCTGGAGTCTGAAGAATATCTTTGATAGTAAAGCAGAAACTAGTTTTTACTTgtagtgcatttttttaagtttacagATTAATGTCTGTAAATTCTGAAAGTTACCAAACTGATTTCTTCCAGTGAAAGCAGTTGCATGCTTCAGataaaaagaatattatttaaCAGTCTGCATATAAAATGAAAgttgctatttttgttgttttatcctcagaaaacatatttttacattttcagatcCCCAGTAAGCGTTTTGTTT from Oxyura jamaicensis isolate SHBP4307 breed ruddy duck chromosome 10, BPBGC_Ojam_1.0, whole genome shotgun sequence encodes:
- the ASB7 gene encoding ankyrin repeat and SOCS box protein 7, whose amino-acid sequence is MLHHHCRRNPELQEELQIQAAVAAGDVHTVRKMLEQGYSPNGRDANGWTLLHFSAARGKERCVRVFLEHGADPTVKDLIGGFTALHYAAMHGRARIARLMLESEYRSDIINAKSNDGWTPLHVAAHYGRDSFVRLLLEFKAEVDPLSDKGTTPLQLAIIRERSSCVKILLDHNANIDIQNGFLLRYAVIKSNHSYCRMFLQRGADTNLGRLEDGQTPLHLSALRDDVLCAQMLYNYGADTNTRNYEGQTPLAVSISISGSSRPCLDFLQEVTRQPRNLQDLCRIKIRQCIGLQNLKLLDELPIAKVMKDYLKHKFDDI